The following DNA comes from Cytophagales bacterium.
AGTTGATGCTACATCAGGTTTCTTCTGGGATTTTGGTGATGGCGCAGGCACTTCTACGCAGGATACTGTTACATATACCTACGCTGCTGCCGGCACTTACCCTGTCATGCTTCGAGCTTTTAATCCTTGTGGTAGTGATAGTTTCCTAATTTCGGTTACTGTAACTTCAACAGGGATCGCTGAAATCGCCATTGCAACAGGGCAGATCAATATTTATCCAAATCCAAATGAAGGCGTATTTACAGTTTCATTTACCGGATTTGAAAATGAAAAAATTCAGCTCACTATTTTGGACTTACAAGGCAGGAGTGTGGTCAACGAACAGCACTCGGTAAATAGTGAATTTAATAAAGAAGTTGATTTGTCTCGTCAGCCAAAAGGAATGTATTTTCTGAGGGTTAATACCAGTGATAATGTATTTATAAAAAAAGTATTTGTACAATAAAAATATGTAGTTTTTAGAGACGCCCTTAAAATAAAATGCAAACTGCAGATACCATATTAGATGTAGTGCTGATACTTATTTTTATTGCAATAGTAGATTATATAGAAATCAGTGAAGTCCTAAAATTTGCTATTCTTGTCTGTGGATTTGTTTATGTGGTTATTAAAATAATTCATGAAATCATAAAAATTTATTACTTTATCAAAAATAAAGGAAAATAAACAATTAACTAAACCATTACTATCAAAAAAATTTTTTTGTAAAGTGAAAAATCTCCAAAAATTAATAATAATTAATTCGGTAATTATAATAACTATGATTTCATTCAATGTTGCTTTTGCTCAAAACGAGTTTACTCAAAAAGATAGAGAATTTCTTATAGAGTTAAGGGTAACAATGGGAGAGTTAAGGGTAACAATAGAACAAATGGAAAAACGAATTGATCAACGTTTTCAACAAATGGAAAAAAGAATAGATGATATACAAACCTATATGCTCTGGGGTTTTGGGATTTTATTTGCATGTATGTTAGGATTGTTTGGAAGTATAGTAGGGTTGTTTATGCGTGAGCGTGAAATAGAAATTAAGCCCGCAGAAAAAAAATTATATTCATCAACCAAAAGAGAAAAACTGATAGAATCCATTTTAAAGGACTATGCTAAAAAACAGCCCGAATTATCAGAAATAATTAAAATGAGAGGGCTTTAAGCTCTTAACAGAGCAAACTTACCAAAAATTTATGTGCGGTGTGTGCGGGGCAAACTACTAATAACTATTCGTATTCACCTTGCTTAAAATGCTTTCTGCACACGGCAACGTATGATTCATTGCCACCAATAATTACCTGTTTCCCTTTATATACCGGTTTTCCATCAACCACTCTTAAATTCATAGTCGCCTTTTTTCCGCAATGACAAATGGTCTTTATCTCTTCAATACTATCTGCTAATGCCATCAAATACATACTGCCCACGAATGGTTCGCTACGATAATCACTCCGTAAACCGTAACATATTACCGGTATGTTAAGCTTATCAACAACCTCTGTTAATTCCACAACATTGGCTTTATTTAAAAACTGCGCCTCATCTACAAGTACACAATCTGGTTTATTGGTCAACTGGCGAATATAATTCAGAATGTTAAATTGTTCACTTACTATTACTGCATCTTTTTTTAAACCTGTTCTGGATACGATTTTCCCTTCCCCATACCGGATATCAACTGAAGGCAACAATAGCAAAACTTCTTTACCTCTTTCTTCATAATTAAATGCCACTTTTAGCAAATCAAGTGATTTGCCTGCTGCCATGGATGAATATCTGAAGTATAATTTAGCCATACCCGATGCCAATATACGAATTTATACTAAAAAATTCTTTTTTTAAAAAAAAATATGAAATACCTTGCATTACATAGTACCTGTTATTATATTTGTGCCGAAATACAAAAAAGTCCTCTGGCGACTCTGTGATTTACAACAAAAAAATGGCTATAAAACAGGTTACTTGTATTTAATGAGAATATTAACAAATAATTTCAAAGTTGCCCCGACCAGAGGTATGGGACAGACCAGGCGACTAACTACACAATGAATCTAGAAAACACACAGGTACAAATGCGTAAAGGGATATTGGAGTTTTGTATCCTTTATATTATTTCACGTGGTGAAGTTTACGCGTCAGATATGCTCGGAGAACTTACCTCAGCAAAATTAATTGTGGTAGAAGGAACGCTCTATCCTTTACTTACAAGACTCCGTAAGGCAGGATTGGTAGATTATAAATGGATAGAATCAAGATCAGGCCCACCCAGAAAATACTATCATTTAACAAAACAAGGCATAATGTTTCTGGGAAATTTGAAGAAAACATGGGAGGAGCTTGCATTATCTACAAATAACGTAATTAAGAAGAAAGGGAATAAAGGAATAAAGGAATAAGGGAATATGGAAATGCAGTTGGCAGTTGGCAATAGACAGTAGACAATATGACAATAGACAATGACAATGACTATGACAAGGGGTGGTTATCATCGGATGACTCTCCAGGTTGTGCGTTTGGGGCATCCGATGAATTTGCTGGGAATAAAGGAATAAAGAAAATAAACAATAGTTTAGAGTTTAGAGTTAACATTTATCAATAATACATAACTAAAAAATATCATGAAAAAAACAGTAACTATTAATATCAGCGGGACCATCTTTAACATTGAGGAAGATGGTTACGAAAAATTAAACGACTATTTAACATTAATTAACAAGCACTTTTCTTCCTATGACGATAAGGAGGAAATTGTTGAAGATATAGAAAGTCGTATTGCAGAGCTTTTTTTAGACGTGCTTGGTAAAAGTAAGCAGGTAATTACCCTTAAAGATGTTGAAAAGCTAATTTCAAGAATGGGTGATATAGCTGATTTTGAAGCTATTGAAGAAGACCAAAAAGGCCCGGAGAAAGCTGATCAAAAGGAAAAAGAAAAGGAAAGCGAAGAAGAGAAACATCCCAAAAAGCTTTTCAGGGATGGTAAACGTAAAATCTTAGGGGGTGTGGCTGCAGGCATTGCCCATTATTTTAAAGCTGATCCTATCTGGATCAGATTGGCATTTTTGGTATTAACACCATTCTGGGGAATTATGATTTTAATCTATATAATTTTATGGATCATATTACCCGAATCTGATAAGTTGGAAGATGATAAAAAAATAAAAAAACTTTTTAGAGACCCTGACAAAAGGATCATTGGCGGTGTATCCAGTGGAATTGCAACTTACTTTGGAACCGATGATAGTTTGATCAGGCTGCTGTTTGTTGTTGCTGTCCTGTTTGGGGGAACAGGCATCATAGCTTACATCGTGCTGTGGATAATCACGCCTGAAGCAAAAACCATCACCGAGAAAATGGAAATGCAAGGCGAACCCGTTACGCTATCAAACATAGAGTCTAATATTAAAAAAGGACTTAATGTTGAGGATAAAGACGGGGAAGAAGGCCTTTTGGCAAAAATAGTGTTGTTTCCCTTCAGGTTACTGGCGCAAATTTTTAACTGGTTAGAAAAAAACATCGGCTCTATGATGGTTTTTTTAGTAGAAATAATAAGAATTTTTTCAGGTGTTTTTCTAATTCTGATCTCAAGCATTTTATTACTTTCTTTACTAATTGTATTTGGAATCTCAATGGGCTTATTTACTTTTTTTAGCTGGATGGTTCTATATGACTTGCCCCTGGATATTCTTCATGGCAGTATTCCTTTTATTAGTTCGGTCTCCGGATTTTTAACATTATTTATTCCTGCCGTATTTCTAGGATTATTAGGGATTATCTTTCTGGCAAAAAGAAATGTGATAAATCCCCTGTTTGGCTGGACCATGGTCTGTGTCTGGTTTTTAAGTATTATCGGCTTAGGAATATCAGTTCCGTTGATCGCTAAAAATTTCAGAACGGAAGCTTATTATAAAACATCACAATCGTTTGATATTGAAGATGGCAGAAGTCTTTACATCACAGCTAAAGAAGCAGGCAATGAAACTTATAAGGAGACAACACTAAAGATAAGAGGGCATGATGAGCCCTATATTAAATTGGTTCAAAAGTTTGAGTCGAGAGGTATTAATAGAAAAAATGCAATAAACAATGTAAAAATGCTGACATATAATGTAGTTTTTAAAGACTCCATCCTCACATTTGACACAAACTTCGACTTTACTGACAGTGCAAAATTCAGGTTTCAAACCTTAGAGATGGTTTTATACCTTCCATATAAACAAACGTTTTTGATGGATAAAGAGCTAAAAAAAATACTAAGAAGCACCATTCACAAATATAGATACAGCAACAGGCAGATCGAAAGCAATAAATGGGGTTTTAAAAAGGTAAGAAGCATCATTTACAAATATGGATACAGCAACAGCCAGATCGAAGGCAATAAATGGCATTTTACAAAGGATGGATTAGAATGTTTAACGTGTAAACCGTTAACCGTTAATGAGGATGATATTAAAATAATAGACGATGAAAATGGAAAATACAGTAGAGAATACCAGCTTACCGGTTTCACAAAATTAAATATTGGGAGCGCTTTTATTATTGACGTTAAAAAGGGGAAAGATTTTAAGGTAGTTATAACCGGTGAAGATGACAATGACATGGAAGAGGTGACTGTAAAGGTAGATGGTGATGAATTAGAAATTGATTATGAACATGACCTGTTTGAGAAGTATATAAACCGGCATAATTTTAATTTTGGTGTTGACCGCAATAATATGGAAGTATCGGTTACCATGCCTGAGATATCAGGAGTGTATTTTTATGGCGCTTCCATATCAAGTATCAGAGGATTTAACACAGAGGATTTTCACATAGAACTATCAGGGGCTTCACAATCAAAAATAGATATAATGACCAAAAAGCTGGAAATAGAGATGTCCGGAGCATCTGAGCTAACCCTATCCGGTAGCGGTAATGAGCTTGATGCCGAGATCTCAGGCGCAAGCGAGCTAAAAGCATATAAATTTAAAGTAAAAAATGCCTGGCTCCAGGCCTCAGGTGCGAGTGATGTGAGGGCCTATGTTACTGAAAAGGTAACTATAGAAACGAGTGGTATGAGTGATGTTAAGTTTAAAGGCAATCCCAAGGTTGTGGAAAGGAGGAGGTAGTGCGCATGGCGCAGGGCAGGGAATAGATTAGAGCGAGCAAGGAATCTCATCAACTATACTGTCATATTAGTTGATTCGGGTTTTTCAAAGATCTCTTTGGAGATATTTACCCCTAAATCTCCTAAAGGGGACTTGCCTACCCTAAAGCCACTCCCGAGTACTCGGGATAAGCGAGCGTGGGAGTTCCCCCTTCAGGGGGTTAGGGGGTATCGAAGAAAAGCGAAGGAAATCAGAAGATTCAGCAAACCCCAATCAATCAAACCTGATCGCATTAATTGGTTTAATATTCAATATGATTGCAGTTGGTATTATTAAGATGATTGAAATAAGCAGGAATGTTCCAATATTAATAAATAAGATCCATGCCAAGTCCCATTCAATCGGTACAGTATCCATATAATAGTTTTCCGGATCAAGGGGTATTATTTGAAAATATTTTTGCAAAAAGCAAAAACCAATACCTATGACATTCCCTAGTAACATTCCCTTAATAATTAAATTTATGCCATTATATAAAAATATTTTCATGATTTGCCAGTTGGTGGCGCCTATTGCTTTCAATATTCCTATCATATTAGTACGCTCCATAATCATAATTATCAGCGTTGAAATGATATTAAATGTAGCTACCAATACAATAAACCATAAAAATATCCAAACGTTACGATTGAGGAGTATGAGCCAATCAAATAATTGAATATACTTAGCGGTGACCGTTTCTAATTGCAGATCATAATCCATTGCATCAAAAATCTTATCGTTAGCAGTTTGTAATTTTATTGTGATAATGTGGTCTATCCAATCTTTGACTATGTGGTCTATCCAATCTTTAACTATTTGAATATCTATGTTTTCTTTTATATTGTTAAGTTTTACTTTTATATTATTAAGTTTTATTTTAACATTTTCTAAATTTTCATTTCTATTAAAATCATGCAGAAATATTTCGTATCCACCTACCAACGTGTCGGGCCAATTGTTTAATTTTTGAATAAGTTTTATATCTGCTAACACCATCAGATCATCAAATTCCTCCAGCATCGTCTCATAGATCCCCGCTATGATCAGTTTTCTGTACCTCGGTGGATTTTGAACAAAATACATCAGGATCTCATCACCTATATCTAATTTTAGCTTATTGGCTGCTTTTTTGCTGATCATTATCTCTTTAGAATAGGTTGATTTGGAAAAATCAATGAATTCGCCTTCCAATATATTATTTTTAAAATTTTTTATGTCAAAATCTTTCCCTACTCCTTTTAAGATCACACCCATTACTTCTTCATCCGTCTTCAGCAAGCCGGTTTTGTGGCAAAAAGCCTG
Coding sequences within:
- a CDS encoding T9SS type A sorting domain-containing protein encodes the protein NLGFDTIICTGDSIVLDAGNPGMQYSWSTPDTTQTITVDTSGTYSVQVTDVTGCFSSDTVSVTVSSGPTAVFTTTISGLTVFFDATFSVDATSGFFWDFGDGAGTSTQDTVTYTYAAAGTYPVMLRAFNPCGSDSFLISVTVTSTGIAEIAIATGQINIYPNPNEGVFTVSFTGFENEKIQLTILDLQGRSVVNEQHSVNSEFNKEVDLSRQPKGMYFLRVNTSDNVFIKKVFVQ
- a CDS encoding thymidine kinase, producing the protein MAKLYFRYSSMAAGKSLDLLKVAFNYEERGKEVLLLLPSVDIRYGEGKIVSRTGLKKDAVIVSEQFNILNYIRQLTNKPDCVLVDEAQFLNKANVVELTEVVDKLNIPVICYGLRSDYRSEPFVGSMYLMALADSIEEIKTICHCGKKATMNLRVVDGKPVYKGKQVIIGGNESYVAVCRKHFKQGEYE
- a CDS encoding PadR family transcriptional regulator, producing MNLENTQVQMRKGILEFCILYIISRGEVYASDMLGELTSAKLIVVEGTLYPLLTRLRKAGLVDYKWIESRSGPPRKYYHLTKQGIMFLGNLKKTWEELALSTNNVIKKKGNKGIKE
- a CDS encoding PspC domain-containing protein, which gives rise to MKKTVTINISGTIFNIEEDGYEKLNDYLTLINKHFSSYDDKEEIVEDIESRIAELFLDVLGKSKQVITLKDVEKLISRMGDIADFEAIEEDQKGPEKADQKEKEKESEEEKHPKKLFRDGKRKILGGVAAGIAHYFKADPIWIRLAFLVLTPFWGIMILIYIILWIILPESDKLEDDKKIKKLFRDPDKRIIGGVSSGIATYFGTDDSLIRLLFVVAVLFGGTGIIAYIVLWIITPEAKTITEKMEMQGEPVTLSNIESNIKKGLNVEDKDGEEGLLAKIVLFPFRLLAQIFNWLEKNIGSMMVFLVEIIRIFSGVFLILISSILLLSLLIVFGISMGLFTFFSWMVLYDLPLDILHGSIPFISSVSGFLTLFIPAVFLGLLGIIFLAKRNVINPLFGWTMVCVWFLSIIGLGISVPLIAKNFRTEAYYKTSQSFDIEDGRSLYITAKEAGNETYKETTLKIRGHDEPYIKLVQKFESRGINRKNAINNVKMLTYNVVFKDSILTFDTNFDFTDSAKFRFQTLEMVLYLPYKQTFLMDKELKKILRSTIHKYRYSNRQIESNKWGFKKVRSIIYKYGYSNSQIEGNKWHFTKDGLECLTCKPLTVNEDDIKIIDDENGKYSREYQLTGFTKLNIGSAFIIDVKKGKDFKVVITGEDDNDMEEVTVKVDGDELEIDYEHDLFEKYINRHNFNFGVDRNNMEVSVTMPEISGVYFYGASISSIRGFNTEDFHIELSGASQSKIDIMTKKLEIEMSGASELTLSGSGNELDAEISGASELKAYKFKVKNAWLQASGASDVRAYVTEKVTIETSGMSDVKFKGNPKVVERRR
- a CDS encoding ABC transporter permease; its protein translation is MNISYLISKRIRSDTTQSFSSTIIKIALTTIAIGLAIMIISVAILKGFTNNIQNKIFSFDAHIQISKFDDTHSFEELPVTINSDLYQNPNKIKEIRHIQAFCHKTGLLKTDEEVMGVILKGVGKDFDIKNFKNNILEGEFIDFSKSTYSKEIMISKKAANKLKLDIGDEILMYFVQNPPRYRKLIIAGIYETMLEEFDDLMVLADIKLIQKLNNWPDTLVGGYEIFLHDFNRNENLENVKIKLNNIKVKLNNIKENIDIQIVKDWIDHIVKDWIDHIITIKLQTANDKIFDAMDYDLQLETVTAKYIQLFDWLILLNRNVWIFLWFIVLVATFNIISTLIIMIMERTNMIGILKAIGATNWQIMKIFLYNGINLIIKGMLLGNVIGIGFCFLQKYFQIIPLDPENYYMDTVPIEWDLAWILFINIGTFLLISIILIIPTAIILNIKPINAIRFD